AGAAAATGTGttgatattttatagatatatgttttatatacaatGTGTTTAGCAAAGAGAATAAAACTTTCAAACGCTTTTTTGCaggaaatatttgaaaatcatatcaaggaaaaacttttaaaaggtgACCAAATAAGTAAAGAACTGGTATCCTATGTAGAACAATGTGTAGACCTTATCTGGTACATGTGTATTCAACAACCTCCTATGGAAATAAGATGGGCGGTTAAAGGTGAAAAGTTCAATAAAGAACAATTCAGGTTTTCAGGAAGAAAAGGAAAGAAATACAGAATGACTGTCTGGCCTGCTGTATTTTTACATAAAGAGGGACCACTTGTTGCACCAGGCTATGCTGTACCTGATAAATAAAGAAGATGAACACATTTGTAAACATGTAGACAGAAATTGTTTTTTAACTGTAGActcatatttaattatatagaCTGTAATGTGATGGGTGGTCacttttccataaaaaaattccTGTTGCAGGTTCTTGATCTTGATCTAataaaagattgtttttttctgactgTTTTATTGGTCagtatttattatatgttggAAGAAGACCCTACCACTTATGATGTCTTCAAGTTTGGAAAACTATCTGTGTTTCATCATAATATCAGAACCTAATTTCTTTAAAAGCATTATTAGGgttataaattaaaagtatacTGTATGTTGTACATCAGTGTGTATTTGATAACATTTACAGTTTCAATGTGTATGCACATTTTTCTTTATCGTTATCTTTATTTGGATAAACCAAAGTACGATGGTAAAGAGACATATACAAAGAACGTAACCTACAAAATGTATCAGGAGATTATATCAATTAGTATCTTTTCAATGATGCCCAAAGTAAAAACTATGTATCCATAGCATATCAAAAAGATGAAGAGATTATGAAAAAAGATCACAAGaaagtttatttcaaatgacatGATTACTATAAGTGATAATTTAGATTTAACCAAGAAGAATAATGTCCATACTTAATCATCATCTGACGTCaacactggacgttaagcaaccaataaTCAACAACCTTACTTCAAAAAGGCAAGATCTGACAAGTAGACATTTCTGTGTTAATATATTATTCTTAAGGGGTGAATTATCCTCTACTCTTCAATCCTCTCAAATAAATTGATTCCATTATGTAAAGTGTCATCTTTCATGAGTTTGGATACTTTACTACCACCAGATCAAAGACAATTTTTCACGTAATGCACACCAACTCTAGTATATTAAATGATTTCCTCAATACATTTACACTGTTGGCATTGCTGTCATCTTTCATGAGTTTGGATACTTTACTACCACCAGATTAAAGACAATTTTTCACGTAATGCACACCAACTCTAGTATATTAAATGATTTCCTCAATACATTTACAATGTTGGCATCGCTGTCATCTTTCATGAGTTTGGATACTTTACTACCACcagattaaaaacaatttttcacATAATGCTACCAACTCTAGTATATTAAATGATTTCCTCAATACATTTACACTGTTGGTATCGCTGTCATCTTTCATGAGTTGGGATTTTTTACTACCACCAGATTAAAGACAATTTTTCACATAATGCACACCAACTCTAGTATATAAAATGATTTCCTCAATACATTTACACTGTTGGCATCGCTGTCATCTTTCATGAGTTTGGATACTTTACTACCACCAGATTAAAGACAATTTTTCACATAATGCACACCAACTCTAGTATATAAAATGATTTCCTCAATACATTTACACTGTTGGCATCGCTGTCATCTTTCATGAGTTTGGATACTTTACTACCACCAGATTAAAGACAATTTTTCACATAATGCACACCAACTCTAGTATATTAAATGATTTCCTCAATACATTTACACTGTTGGCATCGCTAACAGTAAGTTCTCATTAAAACAAAGTCTGCGTTTTTGTTCCAGTGTTAcaggaacaaaaaaaaatgtatgatgtTATTGTACCgtaattttctatagaaaataagatgtggtatgattgacaggGGTATAgagacatataaaaataaatcaacatacatagtacctacatgtattttaaatacaaatgtaaagtaGATACACAAAGTGGTTAGTAAATGATGCACAAGGCCAAACTATGTATCCCAATATTGTTTAAAAGATAAAgagattattatttttataaagcagcttgtttttttcaaatgaagtaGTAATTCATATTTAACCAATAATCAATATCCTTACTTCAAAAAAGGCAAAATCTGATATTTGTACAAGATTAAGTAGACATTTGTGTTTTTAGATATAATTCTTGAGGCTTACACTTTTATCTTCTGTTCTCTCACATAAAATTGGTCCATTATGTCAAGTGTTTGGATTTTTCATGAGTTTGGAAACATTATTACATTTGTACTAACGGATTAAAGACAATTTTTCTCATAACGCACACTAACTATAGTATACTTTAATTGATTTCCTCAACAATTACACTGTTGGCATTGCTGAaagtaagtttttatttaaagaattctGGATTTGGTTCCAGGGTTACATGTTTAAGTAAATGGTTTTTGTGTTGTACACTAACTGctataaaaaataaggagatatggtatgattgcaagACAACATATAATCAGTGAAAAAACCTTTGGAGTCACCACAAGATGTAAAACAAAACCCTTACCTCATATCCAGTTTTAAAAGGGCATCGacataacaaatttaaaacactttACCAAAACCTGatttatgttcaaaacaatacatgaaaaacaaatatgatatacatgtacagctACTAATGACACTCATTAAATTACTGGCTACTGACTTGAgattttttgaagtttttcaacAGGTCAGTTTCAGGTTACCACTATAGGTTAGACAAATGGTATATTCGGTAAGTAGTATAAGCATTGGAACATCAGAACATCAGATTTCAATGCAATCAATGCATATTAATTGGTCCTACTTCAACTGTCATTGCATATACCTGTAAATTGAACCTTTTGCAGACTTAAATTGCTTAACATGTGTAAGTTTTTGATACGGTAATTTTATTAGGAACCCCAGTTGTATAGGCTATTTTggatgcagttgtattagcattgacAAACATCATTTTCTTGGAGATTATATGGTTACGACCTTCTCTGTTTTGGTATactaacatttcaatatttataatgtttgcatgttttgtcattcatagcAGAACTACTAAAAGTAAGATAATACTATTTAATAAGTAgttgtatggacattgaaatgTCTCATTTCGATTTCTTTTACCTAAAATGATTCTTGGACTtctaaggttttttttatcttctacAAATTATATGTATACTACCAAGAGTCGGACAAGATCTATTTgtttaaacaggtttttttttatagttactGTACATACGTCATTTGTATTGAATATCCAATATGAGAGACGATCCTATGACGGAGTTTAAAATCCTAATGTAAAATCGTCACACAATCTCTATATATTAATGGTTGTTTTTATGCATAAAGTATCATTAATTTCACatacaatttcaaatttctATTTGATAATGTTTAAATGTGAGACTTTTTCGTCAATTTTTGCAGTTTTGCCTTGCAAGTAAGTAGTTTGAattgcaaaaagtaaaacatccataaacatgataaatgttaatggtttaatattaattaaaacaaaccaCACACATTCGAAACTGTTACGGATGGGATGCCAAGATTGACCGCGATGAAATATATGTGTCACAAATGACCCAGTTATGTTTGGAGTGACAACATTCTCGTAGTCTTTTTTCGATTCTGACATCCCCGTATGAGTATACTCACCGTATATGTACTTACAATGACCCACACGGAGAATCACTACGGTTTCCACTTAAGAAACAGGGTCTGCTTATCCTTCCACAGAGCACATAAGACCGTGTTTTTAAGTATTTACTTTTCTATCAAGTGTTTTGGAACTAGTTTGGTGTTTCGTCGTCTTtttgttttagccatggcatttcTCTCGATTTGCATGCTTTAACATGTCCCCTAATACTATCTACCGCCTCATTCTTTTTCAACTGACTAATATCTTATGAATAAACCAAGATTGTTAAATGACGGATAAGTAATAATATCGTTTGAttttcgaattaaaaaaaaattggctttTATACTTAATTGCAGCAccaatgttttaaaaaacaattcatattCGTTCCAATTTGATAGAAGCCATGGGAAATGGGATCATTCTTGACTCTTGCTTGATACTGATTAGATAATTgattcttctgaaaaaaaaaccaattcaaAGTCTCTCGACCGTTAGAGATGTGGAATTGATGTTTATTGATGAAATACACGAAAACAAGCTATCAAAAGGTACCaaagttcgaaagccaaaacaagaacaaagttgaagagcattgagtactaaaagttcaaaaaaggtgtagcgcgttttgtctacaaaagactcatcagtgacgctcatatcgaaatatgtataatgccaaacaaatacaaagttgaagagcattgaggatccaaaattccaaaacgttgtgcaaAGATTTAATGGTCAAAAACATTTAGTATCTACTTCACAAATAGAACAGGATGGTTTTGAGATATAGATTCGTACTTATCTGTGAGGTAGTGCATTATTTCTTTTCACACAACATTTTGTCctcattcatttgatgtgtacctttatgttaatgttGGTCGTTTGATTCTATCACCATGCTTActgaaaaaattcaaaacaaatgttgaatgcATCTATCCTTTAGATCTTCATACGAAATATGCAACAGCAACATCTGCTTCATATTTTGACACACAACTGGAGTCggacaaaacaatttaacattatgacaaaagggatgatttcagcttcctaCTTGTGATCTTTCCATTTCTACATATTCTATGTAGTAATATTTCATTTCGCGCTTGCACATGCAATATATGTCTCCGCATTGATATCTTATTTCAGGAcatgtatttcctatcatgatttcctttaTAGGCAGCTGCTGCtcacaataaatatatatttctaagtGGTAAAGTTGACATCATTCATttgtaactttgataactaattacacACACCATCACGAGCAGGTTGAATGGAATAtacgtttatttatttatatataacttttaatatGTTCTTCTCCAGAAAAAAGATTTGCACTATGTTAACTTTACTGTATCCAATAAACAATTGTATATTTCCAGTAAACGCGTACTTCTATGTCTCAACTGTGATGAgcaaaacattttgaaagagggcatacataaagtgttttgttcagatcaatatgttttttattttttatttttgagcaCCACTAGATAAAGTTATCATTTTATAGTAGATATGTGCGAAACCATTTTTGATATCAAAACATACCCACGCTTTTTCGCCGCGCGTTTCTTCTATATGTATTCACACAGATTGGTTTCAGGTAATTTGTATATCATTGAAAGCGAGAAGATAATGGAGTAAAGACAGACAACTTTTTTCAGTTAGCGTcaatatgaaaatgaattatGTTCATTTAATATGTCATTTGTTTACAccaaatattattttgtaatatattgttAATGCCTTGACAATATCATTTTTGGAAAACATTGTTTATCAATTTGCATTTTgataactaaataaaataaccTGAACTCTTGAATTTCAACGCTTGGTGgatagttttcaattttcatgaaTGTCATCATATCCTGGTACTAGTATAGTATCCAAGATATAAACgttgtgtataattttaaagCCCAAATAAATACAGATTATGAGGTAAAAGGGTTAACTCTATGCATTACATAACACTGAAAATCTTGTAAATACCAAAAATTAGCCGATAAGATTCGTTTTATTCGTAATATACTGCTCAaatttatgatttgttttatttgttgtcattttttgcagattattcattatttcaaaCCTTTTTGTAATGATGAATCACATACGTAACAATTAATTGATATAATCTGatgttttatatttgcataattatatataaacattctTTAAACTATCATGTTTGAATAAAAGACTATTGTTATTTACCAATGCATGATTGTACAAATTCTCGATCATAAacttaaattgtttgtataaaccTAACATTTTTCGTAGGTAAATATCTTTATCTTTGTTAAAGAGACTACTATATcgatcatttgttttatatacctGATATCAGACACACATATCACACACTTCCATGATAGTGCGAATCGAGAAAACTGTTTCTTTCGTTGAATACCGATATTCTTTATTGTTAAAAAGAACTTTGTGTTGGATTATCGCAAACATAAgattacatttgtataaaaaagcagatttgttgaaaacaaatgtgttttttttctacatacgaaaatgtctgtaccaagtcagaaatatgacagttgcttttcattcgtttgaggtgtttgagctttttttttgtcatttaattggggacttttcgttttgaactCACCTCAGAAttcagtattttgaaaaaagcattCCAAGCATTATGTACATCAAATTCAAAGTATGttgtatttatacaaaaaaataagtagAATATGGATGGAATTAAATGTTTGTTCACCTTCCGAAAAACTAAATCTGTTAccttattatttgttttaattttgggaATAACATTGTACACAACGTAGTTTACATTATATTATTCCCAGGATAAAATGACAatcttgaatattgaaatctaTTCTCAAGGCGTTGAAATTCAAAAGGTTTGTTCATTCTCCAACCTTTAGTTACGGGAAGTTAATTGCCACCATCTACTAAATAAACATGGTTCCTATAGACtatattatcaatatttatacttttgattGAAGGCTGTAATGAATTGCGTTAAAAATACGCTCAAAATCGAACCTTTCATGTGAAATTCGTTTTGGTGAGTACGgttatttaaaagttatatcaAAGGTGATATAAAGTTAGTAGAGTTTAAAAAAGATTAATACAAATACTTAGGTTATAACAATAGACTCTCGTTGagaaatgtataaacaaataacaattaaaaatatttgttttatagtatTCTGTTTTTATCTAATtacagtattttgtattttttgtatatttgttttgtatgagTTATCAGTTTTTAACTCccaaattgttcaaatatagatttatcaGATAAAAGTTACATATACATTGTTGGTTGATAATcgtgaaatattgaaaacaacacgttattaatttcttgcgtccgaagcgcttttctagatttaccttcatcaggaacgctcaaagccaaacatttgaaatccgaagatgtataagtaccgaaaccgttgaagagctgtatgtcaaaaaatacctaaactaatagccaaattcatctaaagccaactttgcctgagggagttgaaaccttagtttcttaataatttataaatttataaaatttttaaagcTTCATGTGATATATTTTGTAGTTATCTGTAGTTCTATCTTTCTTTCGGATTACAACTACATATgaaacatttgcatttttttttattgtaaaacgtATTATAAAGTGTCTATTGGAACATTTCTCTCTCTAATAAAATGGTTTTGTCTGTCTGGATATTTACAGCATGAAATGAAACAATCCAATATTGTATAGTAAATACTCGGCTATTACTGTTAAACTGTTATCAAAAACTTGATATCCGATGTTATTctataaaacatgaaattttatatacgatccatataaacatgataaagttataaatcttttttgtaatgttgttgATTATACCGCGAGTTTAACACTGCTTTTCGGgatttgaaattgaatataaCTTAAAACGAATTGTCATTAGTTTATGTGAGATGAGCCACTAttgaatacacatttttttttagcaagaACTGACATGAATTATCTATTCCTATTTATTGATGGTTTTAATTTTGCTTAATCTGTAAATgctatgttatgttttgtatcTAATGTTGACCCTCTATGCAAAATGTTTCATGTCTGTCTTTGACAACATATTTCTATGCTTCCTTTGTATCTCCTTACttgatttaaatgttttcaattaaaGTTTGCTACACCCaacaatttaaagttttaagaaatGGAAAACGATCGTTGTTAACATGTATACATAATAAATACACAATTGAAACGTTTGTACGATTCGCACATTTGGAGACAGTGACTTAATATATAATAGGTCAAAGTAGTTGGATACGACTTCCTTCCAATCTCCCATACAGACAGAGTTATCGTCCTTTCCTCCTCAATCTTGAGGAGGAAAGGACGATAACTCTGTCTGTATGGGAGATTGACTTCCTTCGTGACGAAATGGCACAGACGTCAACATCAAAATGTAGTTTATGTAGTGTGAATAATGGCATTTACTTTTGTTATGAGTGTAGAAAAGCGTTGTGTAAACCATGTAAAATTCCACATGATAATATTCCTGCTTCAAAAAATCATACCGTTAAGGATTTAAAATGTGTTGACCTTACTGCGTTCCAAAATATATCGAATTGTAAAGCACACAATACGGACTTCTCTTTTTATTGCACACAGTGCAAAGTTATGATATGCGGAAAATGTGTGACTACTATACACAAGGGACATGAGTTTTCCGATATTGATCAAATCGCCGGTGAAGTGAGAGGTGAAGCCGGAAGACAACttgtaaaaatgaaagacaagttAGCAAAATCCTCAATGATaatagaaaaaatcaaaaaaaatcatttgcctgaaataaaaaatgaagcaAAATGTATCTCGAAAGAAATAAAACTTTCAATAAAAGAAGTGCATCAGATTATTGATTCAAAGGGCGATGTGAAAATAACTGAGGTTGAAGACTTTGAAACTTTAGAGACAGACCAGCTTAGAATGGACTTAGCAAACAGACAACATGCTCACTATAGATTTTCGTCATTACATTCTACTCTAGAACAATTAATAAACGAACACCATGCATTTACATTCCTAAACGCATATGAGAACTTGAAAGGTGATTTTAAAGAATTACAGGATATGGAGCTGGGATCAATTGAAGTCATTCGGCCTCCACAGTTTGACAAGCAATTATTCATGAAGGAACTCATACAGACCCTAATAATTAAATTCAACATAAGGTAACATATCCGTGATTTTTCCACTGCATGAAAACTTATCTTTTGTTTTCACCAAAAGATTACTAAAAGACCAAATTTGATATacctttttttatcttttctagaccttttaaaaaaatacaaaagatataaaagatTATCTTTTGTTCACATTTTGATGCAACAAAAGGTAAACAAATGGCCCACTTTTGTTTTCACAAAAGGTAAACAACATGTTGCCTTTTGTTTACAACAAAAGGCAATAACTTGTGACCTTTTGTGTAACTATAAAAGATGTGCAAATGAGATCTTTTGAATGTCAAAAGGTAATAAAAGATAACCAAGATGAgaaaaatatgaactttttgcacattttgtcacaaaaaatgttaacaaaagaTATCTTTCCATGATAAAAAGGTGaccaaaatataaactttctaTACATTTCTGTCACACAAATGGTAACAAAATATGAACTTTCAAAATAGTCTTGTCACACAAATGGTAACAAAAGATATCTTTCCATGATAAAAAGGTGaccaaaatataaactttctaTACATTTCTGTCACACAAATGGTAACAAAATATGAACTTTCAAAATAGTCTTGTCACACAAATGGTAACAAAAGATACCTTTCCATGGTAAAAAGAGATGACCAAAATATGAACTGTCTGTTTATTCCGTCAgacaaaaaaatgattgaaaccAAAAATCTTCGCATTCTTGTCACAACTGTAAGGTTGGTTACCATAGTAATTGTttcaggtaaaaaaatattaccaatgATGAACTACCAGCAAATGTTTTGTCTCTCATATAGTAATCAAATTACTTGTGTTTTGTGAAAAATTCACATTGACTTCAATTGAAAGACTACCAATCGAACCCAGATTAATGGATTCAATGATATAACTGTTAGACAATAGGTAAACCAGTTTACTATAACTGAGTTATATAATGCACATATTCCCTCCATGACTCATGGCTTGTTAATCAGATACTGCTAACCTTTCCTTAAAGCACTtcagtttttagttttgttgttttatttcaattttgttaatccAAAAGCagtacttttacaaaaaaagtagaACATTTAGGAATCTTAATACAAAACACACTACTTAGAACGTTATAACTATATAAAtgctaaaataaatttaaatacaattagatttcaaatttttattaattccCAATACTCTGTGGCTCCGTATCTTGGACAATCCACTGGCAATTTTCAGGCAACTGAGGCACATCCTTTTGGCTTTGATTGCCAATTGTCCTTTTCTGTAAAAGCCTTAAACTGGCCTTTGAACACACATTTTTGTACGCAATGTCAAGTTTTGCCTTGTAGTCCTTGAATTTACTGGACTGCCAGGATGGTTGATGAGTTATGAACCCATCCTGGCCATTCTCCTCATCTGAAGACATGTAAGCG
This Mytilus trossulus isolate FHL-02 chromosome 14, PNRI_Mtr1.1.1.hap1, whole genome shotgun sequence DNA region includes the following protein-coding sequences:
- the LOC134696848 gene encoding E3 ubiquitin-protein ligase TRIM33-like, which produces MAQTSTSKCSLCSVNNGIYFCYECRKALCKPCKIPHDNIPASKNHTVKDLKCVDLTAFQNISNCKAHNTDFSFYCTQCKVMICGKCVTTIHKGHEFSDIDQIAGEVRGEAGRQLVKMKDKLAKSSMIIEKIKKNHLPEIKNEAKCISKEIKLSIKEVHQIIDSKGDVKITEVEDFETLETDQLRMDLANRQHAHYRFSSLHSTLEQLINEHHAFTFLNAYENLKGDFKELQDMELGSIEVIRPPQFDKQLFMKELIQTLIIKFNISMESEEANELYPGQGTKRQHRFSREFVQAQTVIVRIIILSAYLNMQSQP